The window GTGATCGCAAGGAGTCCGATCAGTGCACGCCAGGCGTGCCGGACGGGGGTGGAAGTGGCCACGACGGGTCGACTTTCTCTGGAGCAGGAGGCGGATCAGGCCTGGGGCTTGTTGCGGTTCTCCGGGTCGACGTCGTCGACGGCCTCGGCGCGCAGGCGCTTCTGGTCGTCGCTGATCGAGGTGATGTCGCCGTCCGCGACACCGGCGATGTACTCGGCTTCGCTCTCCTCGGCCTCGATGAACTCGTCTTCCGTGACGAAGCCCTCGGCCGGGTTCACGATGCGGAGGATGGCCTGGCTGTGCACGCGGATCTCGACGCCCGGGGCGATCGACACGACAGCGGGCTTGTCGAGGTCTTCAGCGTCGTACTCGACGATCGTGCCGTACAGGCCACCCTGGAGGAGCACCTCGGAACCGGGAACGGTCTGACGTGCCTTCTGCTCCTGCTCGGCCTTCTGCTTCTGCACGCGACGTCGCGAGCTGAAGAACATGAAGACCAGCAGGAGCACCAGCAGGATGATGATGCCGTAGTTGGCGAAGAAGTCGGCAAGAGCCATGAGAAAAGGAGAACCTTTCGGATCAGGCGCACACGGGAGCGTCGCCTAAAGGGGATGTCGGCGAAAGCCTCCGCCGATTATAGGTCATTCACGCCTCGTCGAATCTGAGGGCGCCGTCCGCGTGCGGGATCCCGAGGTGCGCGTAGGCGGGGGGCGTCGCGATCCGCCCGCGCGGGGTGCGGCCCATGAAGCCGATCCGCACGAGATACGGCTCGACGACCGATTCGATCGTCTCGGCCTCTTCGCCCACTGCGACGGAGAGAGTGCCGAGCCCGACAGGTCCGCCGCGGAACCTGCGCACCAGAGCGTCGAGGACGGCGCGGTCGAGGCGATCGAGCCCGATCTCGTCGACGTCGTAGAGCTCCAGCGCGGCCCGCACGGCGTCGACGCCCTTCCGGTCGCCGTGCACCACTTGGAAGTCGCGAACGCGCCTCAGCAGGCGGTTCGCGATGCGGGGGGTTCCCCGCGAACGCCGTGCGATCTCGGCGCGACCGTCGTGCGGCAGAGTGACGGCGAGCATCGCGGCGGCGCGGTCGACGACCAGCTCGAGCTCCTCCGGCTCGTAGTACTCGAGGTGGGCCGTGAAGCCGAACCGATCGCGGAGCGGATTGGGCAGCAGGCCCGAGCGCGTGGTCGCGCCGACGAGGGTGAAGGGAGCCAGCTCGAGCGGGATGCTGGTGGCCCCGGCGCCCTTGCCGACCATGATGTCGATACGGAAGTCCTCCATCGCGAGGTAGAGCATCTCCTCGGCCGAGCGGGCCATGCGATGCACCTCGTCGATGAAGAGCACCTCGCCCGGCGTGAGGCTCGACAGGAGGGCCGCGAGGTCGCCGGCATGCTGGATGGCGGGTCCGCTCGACATGCGCAAGGGCCGACCGGTCTCGTGGGCGACGATCATCGCCAGCGTCGTCTTGCCCAGCCCCGGAGGGCCTGAGAGCAGGATGTGGTCGGGCGGGCGCTGCTGGATGCGAGCGGCGTCGAGCAGCAGTTGCAGCTGCCCTCGCACTTTGTGCTGCCCGACGAACTCGGCGAGGGATTCGGGCCGCAGCGCCCCCTCGATCGCGAGTTCGCTGTCGTCGATGGGAGTGCCGACGTCGCGGACCTCATCCACCGGCGGTCTCCTTGCGCGCGGGGCCGAGCGTGCTCAACGTGCGCCGGAGAAGCGCCTGCACCGTGGCCTTGTCGGCGTCGGTCGCATCTTCCAGCGTCGCGGCGACCGCCTCGCCGGCGGTGCGCTCCGACCATCCGAGTCCCATCAGGGCCTGGGTGACCTGCAGCGGCACGCCGGGGGCGACGGATGCTGCGGGAGCGCCGCCCGCCGTGGGCGGTGCGAGACGGCCGGCCAGCTGCACGACGATGAGCTTGGCCGTCTTCGGCCCGATGCCCGACACGCGGCGGAACGGCGCGTCGTCGTCGGACGCGACGGCCTCGGCGATCTGCGGGACGGTGAGGGACGACAACACCCCGAGCGCCGACTTCGGCCCGACCCCGGTGACGCCGATGAGCTGCGTGAAGACGACCAGCTCCTCGCGGTTCTCGAAGCCGTAGAGCGAGAGGGCGTCTTCGCGGACGATGAGGTTGGTGTGCAGATGCACCTCTGCGCCGACATGCGTTGCGCGCGCGACCTGGGGCGTGACGGCGACGGAGAATCCGACGCCGCCGACCACGATGACGAGCGAGTCGTCGCCGACGGACGCAGCGGTGCCCTGGAGCGAGGAGATCATGCTCCGACCCTACGCGCCGGTTCGGATCTTTGTTCGAGCGACACGCGTCGGCGACTTCGACCGCGACTCGGCCTCCGCCCATGCCCGCTGCGCCGGGGTGAGGCCGCCGCCGGCCGCGGGGGTCGAGGCCGGCGTGCGCCACGCGTGGCACAGCGCGAGCGCGAGCGCGTCCGCAGCATCCGCCGGCTGAGGGAGGGCGTCCAGGCGCAGCACGCGGGCGACCATGGTCTGCACCTGGCGCTTGTCGGCCGCGCCGTACCCGGTCACGGCCGCCTTCACCTCGCTGGGCGTGTGGGTCGCCGCCGGGAGACCCGCCTCCGCGGCGACGAGCAGCGCGATGCCGCTGGCCTGGGCGGTGCCCATGACGGTGCTGCGGTTGTGCTGTGCGAAGACGCGCTCCACGGCCACGACCGCCGGGCCGTGCTCGGCGACGACGGCGCGGATGCCCGCTGCGATGGTCGCCAGGCGGCGCTCGATGGGGTCGTCCACCGCTGAGCGGATGACTCCCACGTGCACGAGCGTGGCCGACCGGTCGCGGGCGACGTCGACGACGCCGACTCCGCACCGGGTGAGGCCCGGGTCGATGCCGAGCACGCGGAGCGTTCGGGAGGTCACTCCCCCACGCTAAGCGCTCGCCTCGGCACCCGACCCAGGCGCGCGGGCCTACTCGTCGTTCTCGAGCTCGGCCTGCACCTCGGCGGTGAGGTCGAAGTTGCTGAAGACGCTCTGCACGTCGTCGCTGTCCTCCAGCGCGTCGATGAGGCGGAAGACCTTGCGCGCCGTGTCGGCGTCGATCTCGACCTTCAGCGAGGGCACGAACTCGACGTCGGCCGACTCGTAGTCGATGCCGGCCTCCTGCAGCGCGGTGCGAACGGTCACGAGATCGGTCGCTTCGGTGACGACCGCGTAGCCGTCGCCGTGCGGCTCGACCTCCTCGGCACCGGCTTCGAGCACGGCGAGCATGACGTCGTCCTCGCTCGCACTCTCGCTCGCCACGACGATGACGCCCTTGCGCGCGAAGTTGTAGGCGACGCTGCCCGGGTCGGCGAGGCTGCCGCCGTTGCGGCTGAGCGCGGTGCGAACTTCGGCGGCGGCGCGGTTCTTGTTATCGGTGAGGCACTCGATCATGAGCGCGACACCGTTGGGACCGTAGCCTTCGTAGAGGATCGTCTGGTAGTCGACCGCTTCGCCGCCGACGCCCGCACCGCGCTTGACGGCGCGGTCGATGTTGTCGTTGGGGACCGAGGTCTTCTTCGCCTTCTGGATCGCGTCGAAGAGGGTCGGGTTGCCTGCGAGGTCGGCGCCGCCCATCTTCGCGGCGACCTCGATGTTCTTGATGAGTTTGGCGAACGACTTCGCACGGCGGCTGTCGATGACGGCCTTCTTGTGCTTGGTGGTCGCCCACTTGGAGTGGCCGGACATAACGACCAGTGTACGAAACGCTCAGCCCGCGATCTTGCGCAACGTGCGGAGGTTCCGATTCGTGGTCGTCTCGCGGTACGCCCTCCCGGCGAGGACCTTGGCGAACGGGGTCGACACCGTGGTGCCTTTCGCGGGGTTCCAGTAGACGACGCCGGGTGCGTCGGCGACCGGGTCCACCTCGCCGTCGAGGTCGGCCGCCGCATCCACGAGCGCCCTCCGCGTCTGCTCGCGGAGACAGAACACGACGTAGGGCTGCCGCTCGCCGTCCTCCTCGTCGAAGGGGAACCCCGCTATGGCCGCGGCCACCTCGTCACGTGTCACGAGCACGATCCGCGCGTCGTAGTCGAAGCGTGCACTCAGCGCCTTCTCGATCCGCGCCGTGAGGTCGCCGCGCGCCCCCGCCGCGCGGAAGAGCAGGTTGCCGCTCGCCAGCACGGTGCGCGCGTCATCGAGTCCGATCGACGTGGCGACGTCGCGCAGTTCGGCACCGCGGATCGTGACGCCCCCGACATTCACCCCGCGCAGCAGCGCCACCCATTCGGTCACATCCCCATTTCACCGGAATGTGGCGCATTCCCGCGACTGACACCACCGATTCATGGGGGCCGTCACCGGAAAGTGGCGCATTCGTGCCGGGGAGTCGCGCGCGGGAGGCGTCAGCGGCGCGCGCGGACCTTCGCCAGGAACCGCTCGTGGAAGCGGGTCTCGCCGGAGACCTCGGGGTGGAAGGCGGTGCCGAGCAAATTGCCCTGCTCGACGGCGACGATGCGCCCGTCGGGCAGCGCGCCGATCGCCTTCGCTCTCTCCCCCACCGAGCTGACGATCGGCGCGCGGATGAACGCCGCGTGCACGGGGCCGCCGACGAACCCGTCGATCTCGAGGTCGGTCTCGAACGACTCGGTCTGCCCGCCGAAGGCGTTGCGCGCGACCACCGCATCGAGGCCCCCGAATGTCTCCTGACCGTCGATGGCACCGGTGATGCGGTCGGCGAGCAGGATCAGGCCCGCGCAGGTCCCGTAGACCGGCATACCGTCGGCGATGGCGGAGCGGATCGGATGCTGCATGCCGAACGCTCGCGCGAGCTTGTCGATCACGCTGGACTCCCCGCCGGGGAGCACCAGCCCGTCCACGCCCGCGAGCTCGTCGGGGCGGCGGACGGGCGCAGCGTCCGCCCCCAGCCGCGCGAGCATCGCGAGATGCTCGCGCACGTCGCCCTGCAGGGCGAGCACGCCGACGCGGGGACGACCCGCCACGGTTACCAGCCGCGCTCGGAGAGGCGGTGGGGTGCAGGCAGATCGGCCACGTTGATGCCGACCATCGCCTCGCCGAGCCCGCGCGACGCCTCGGCGATCACGCCGGCGTCGTCGAAGAAGGTCGTCGCCTTCACGATCGCCGCCGCTCGCTCGGCGGGGTTGCCCGACTTGAAGATGCCCGAGCCGACGAAGACGCCGTCGGCGCCCAGCTGCATCATGAGGGCCGCGTCGGCGGGCGTCGCGACGCCGCCGGCGGTGAAGAGGACGACCGGGAGCTTGCCGGTCTCCGCGATCTCGGCGACGAGCTCGTAGGGCGCCTGCAGCTCTTTCGCCGCGACGTACAGCTCGTCTTTCGTGCGCGAGCGCAGGGCGTTGATCTCGCCCTGGATCGTGCGGATGTGCTTCGTCGCCTCCGAGACGTCGCCGGTGCCGGCCTCGCCCTTGGAACGGATCATCGCCGCTCCCTCGGTGATGCGTCGCAGCGCCTCGCCGAGGTTGGTCGCCCCGCAGACGAACGGGACGGTGAAGCCCCACTTGTCGATGTGGTTGACGTAGTCGGCCGGCGAGAGCACTTCGGACTCGTCGATGTAGTCGACGCCGAGCTCCTGGAGCACCTGTGCTTCGACGAAGTGGCCGATGCGGGCCTTGGCCATGACGGGGATCGAGACCGACGCGATGATCTGGTCGATGAGGTCGGGGTCGCTCATGCGCGCGACTCCCCCCTGTGCGCGGATGTCGGCGGGTACGCGCTCGAGCGCCATCACCGCGACGGCTCCGGCGTCTTCGGCGATCTTGGCCTGGTCGGCGGTGACGACGTCCATGATCACGCCGCCCTTGAGCATCTCGGCCAGTCCCCTCTTCACGCGGGTGGAGCCGGTGGATGCTGCGGAGGTCTGCTCGGTGCCTTCGGGGGCGTCGCTGAGGGTCATGACGGCCAAGTGTATTGCGTTGGACCGCGGCTCTCGGCCGCATGACGTCCCGCGCGGTGGGAGGATCGAGAGCGTGAAGATCCTCTCCATCCAGTCGGCGGTCGCTTACGGCCACGTCGGCAACTCTGCGGCCGTGTTCCCCCTCCAGCGCATCGGCGTGGAGGTGCTGCCGGTCTACACGGTGAACTTCTCGAACCACACCGGGTACGGCGCGTGGCGCGGGCCGCTCATCAGCCCCGACGACGTGCGCGATGTCATCGCCGGCATCGAGGACCGCGGCGTGTTCGGGTCGATCGACGTGGTGCTGTCGGGCTACCAGGGCGGCGAGGGCATCGGCGACGTGATCATCGATGCGGTCTCACGCGTCAAGGCGGCGAACCCCTCCGCGATCTACGCGTGCGACCCCGTGATGGGCAATGCGAAGTCGGGATGCTTCGTCGCCCCCGCGATCCCGGAGCTCCTGCGCGAGCGCGTCGTCCCCGTCGCCGACATCATCACCCCGAACCAGTTCGAGCTCGGGTTCCTCACCGGGACCGACCCGCACACCCTCGACGAGACGCTCGCCTCGGCCGACGCCGTGCGTGCGACGGGCCCGCGGACGGTGCTCGTCACGAGCGTCGAGCGCCCCGACCGGGAGGACGGCACGATCGAGATGCTCGTCGCCGACGACGAGGGCGCCTGGATCGTGCAGACCCCCCTGCTGCCGATGAAGGCGAACGGCTCGGGCGACGTGACGGCGGCCCTCTTCACGGCGCATTACCGTCGCACGGGCGACGCCGCCGACGCCCTCGCCCGCACCACGTCGAGCGTGTTCGACCTGCTCGAGCGCACCCACCTGTCGGGCGAGCGCGAACTGCAGCTCGTCGAGTCGCAGGAGGCCTACGCCCACCCGCGCCTGCAGTTCGCCGTGCGTCAGGTGCGCTGACGGTCGGCCGAGTGCGTCGAACCCTCTTCGGGCCAGGCGTTCGCGACGGCCTCCCGCACCTCGCCGAGCAGCTGAGGCAGAGCCTTGGTGCGCGCGATGATCGGGAAGAAGTTCGCGTCGGTCGCCCAGCGCGGCACGACGTGCTGGTGCAGGTGGCCGTCGACGCCGGCGCCGGCGACCGCTCCTTGGTTCATCCCCAGGTTGAAGCCGTCGCATCGTGAGACGTCTCGCAGCACCCGCATCGCGGTCTGCGTGAGCGAACCGATCTCGGCGACCTCCTCGGGGGTCGCCAGGTCGTACGTGGCGATGTGCCGGTACGGGCAGACGAGCAGGTGGCCCGAGTTGTACGGGAACAGGTTCAGCAGCACGTAGGCCGTTCGACCGCGAGCGACGATGAGGCCGTCCTCGTCCGATTTGTGCGGCGTCGCGCAGAACGGGCATTCGTCGCGCAACGGCTGCGGCCCCGCCTGGATGTAGGCCATCCGGTGGGGCGTCCACAGCCGTTGGAACTCGTCGGGCACGCCCGCGAACCCGGCCGCCGACTCGAGCCCGTCGATCGCGGGCTCCGACCGACCGCCGGGGTTCGCAGCATCCGTCATCTTCGTCGCCCGCTCACGCCAGGTCGTCGGCGGAGTCGACGAGGGTCTTCGCGTCGATCGACGAATGGATGCGGCGGATCGCCTCGTCGACGGGGATGCCGTTGAGCTGCGTGCCGTCGCGGAAGCGGAACGAGACCGTCCCGCCCGCGCGGTCCTGCTCGCCGGCGATGAGCTGCAGCGGCACCTTCTGGGTGGTGTGCGTGCGGATCTTCTTCTGCATGCGCTCGTCGCTCGTGTCGAGCTCGGCGCGGACCCCGTCTTCGCGCAGGCGCGTGACGATCTCGCCGAGGTAGTCGGCGTACTCCTCGGCCACAGGGATGCCGATCACCTGGAGCGGCGCGAGCCAGACCGGGAAGGCACCGGCGTAGTGCTCGAGGAGGATCGCGAAGAAGCGTTCGATGGAGCCGAACAGGGCGCGGTGGATCATGATCGGGCGCTTCTTCTGCCCGTCGCGGTCGGTGAACTCGAGCTCGAACCGCTCGGGCAGGTTCACGTCGACCTGCACCGTGGACAGCTGCCAGGTGCGACCGATGGCGTCCTTCGTCTTCAGGTCGATCTTCGGACCGTAGAAAGCGGCCTCCCCCGGCACCTCGGTCACCTTGAGCCCGCTGGCGTGAGCGACGTTGCGCAGGGCGTTCGTGGAGTACTCCCAGAACTCGTCGCTCCCGATCCACTTCGACTTCTCGTCATCGCGCATGGAGAGCTCGAGCTCGAAGTCCTCGAGCCCGAAGTCGCGCAGCATCGAGATGACGAACTCGAGCACGCGGGTCGTCTCCTCCTCGAGCTGGTCGGGGGTGACGAACAGATGGGAGTCGTCCTGCGTGAAGCCGCGGACGCGGGTGAGACCGTGCAGGGCGCCCGACAGCTCGTTGCGGTAGACGGTGCCGTTCTCGGCGAGACGCATCGGCAGGTCGCGGTAGCTCCGTGCGCGCTCCCTGTAGATGAGGATGTGCATCGGGCAGTTCATGGGCTTCAGGTAGTAGTCCTGGCCCTCCTTGGTGACGTGCCCGTCGGCGTCGCGCTCCTCGTCCATGACGATGGGCGGGAACATCCCCTCCT is drawn from Microbacterium hatanonis and contains these coding sequences:
- the pdxY gene encoding pyridoxal kinase PdxY, whose product is MKILSIQSAVAYGHVGNSAAVFPLQRIGVEVLPVYTVNFSNHTGYGAWRGPLISPDDVRDVIAGIEDRGVFGSIDVVLSGYQGGEGIGDVIIDAVSRVKAANPSAIYACDPVMGNAKSGCFVAPAIPELLRERVVPVADIITPNQFELGFLTGTDPHTLDETLASADAVRATGPRTVLVTSVERPDREDGTIEMLVADDEGAWIVQTPLLPMKANGSGDVTAALFTAHYRRTGDAADALARTTSSVFDLLERTHLSGERELQLVESQEAYAHPRLQFAVRQVR
- the ruvA gene encoding Holliday junction branch migration protein RuvA, which translates into the protein MISSLQGTAASVGDDSLVIVVGGVGFSVAVTPQVARATHVGAEVHLHTNLIVREDALSLYGFENREELVVFTQLIGVTGVGPKSALGVLSSLTVPQIAEAVASDDDAPFRRVSGIGPKTAKLIVVQLAGRLAPPTAGGAPAASVAPGVPLQVTQALMGLGWSERTAGEAVAATLEDATDADKATVQALLRRTLSTLGPARKETAGG
- the ruvC gene encoding crossover junction endodeoxyribonuclease RuvC — protein: MTSRTLRVLGIDPGLTRCGVGVVDVARDRSATLVHVGVIRSAVDDPIERRLATIAAGIRAVVAEHGPAVVAVERVFAQHNRSTVMGTAQASGIALLVAAEAGLPAATHTPSEVKAAVTGYGAADKRQVQTMVARVLRLDALPQPADAADALALALCHAWRTPASTPAAGGGLTPAQRAWAEAESRSKSPTRVARTKIRTGA
- a CDS encoding DUF1697 domain-containing protein, which gives rise to MTEWVALLRGVNVGGVTIRGAELRDVATSIGLDDARTVLASGNLLFRAAGARGDLTARIEKALSARFDYDARIVLVTRDEVAAAIAGFPFDEEDGERQPYVVFCLREQTRRALVDAAADLDGEVDPVADAPGVVYWNPAKGTTVSTPFAKVLAGRAYRETTTNRNLRTLRKIAG
- the pdxS gene encoding pyridoxal 5'-phosphate synthase lyase subunit PdxS, with translation MTLSDAPEGTEQTSAASTGSTRVKRGLAEMLKGGVIMDVVTADQAKIAEDAGAVAVMALERVPADIRAQGGVARMSDPDLIDQIIASVSIPVMAKARIGHFVEAQVLQELGVDYIDESEVLSPADYVNHIDKWGFTVPFVCGATNLGEALRRITEGAAMIRSKGEAGTGDVSEATKHIRTIQGEINALRSRTKDELYVAAKELQAPYELVAEIAETGKLPVVLFTAGGVATPADAALMMQLGADGVFVGSGIFKSGNPAERAAAIVKATTFFDDAGVIAEASRGLGEAMVGINVADLPAPHRLSERGW
- the ruvB gene encoding Holliday junction branch migration DNA helicase RuvB, encoding MDEVRDVGTPIDDSELAIEGALRPESLAEFVGQHKVRGQLQLLLDAARIQQRPPDHILLSGPPGLGKTTLAMIVAHETGRPLRMSSGPAIQHAGDLAALLSSLTPGEVLFIDEVHRMARSAEEMLYLAMEDFRIDIMVGKGAGATSIPLELAPFTLVGATTRSGLLPNPLRDRFGFTAHLEYYEPEELELVVDRAAAMLAVTLPHDGRAEIARRSRGTPRIANRLLRRVRDFQVVHGDRKGVDAVRAALELYDVDEIGLDRLDRAVLDALVRRFRGGPVGLGTLSVAVGEEAETIESVVEPYLVRIGFMGRTPRGRIATPPAYAHLGIPHADGALRFDEA
- the pdxT gene encoding pyridoxal 5'-phosphate synthase glutaminase subunit PdxT, with the translated sequence MAGRPRVGVLALQGDVREHLAMLARLGADAAPVRRPDELAGVDGLVLPGGESSVIDKLARAFGMQHPIRSAIADGMPVYGTCAGLILLADRITGAIDGQETFGGLDAVVARNAFGGQTESFETDLEIDGFVGGPVHAAFIRAPIVSSVGERAKAIGALPDGRIVAVEQGNLLGTAFHPEVSGETRFHERFLAKVRARR
- a CDS encoding HIT family protein yields the protein MTDAANPGGRSEPAIDGLESAAGFAGVPDEFQRLWTPHRMAYIQAGPQPLRDECPFCATPHKSDEDGLIVARGRTAYVLLNLFPYNSGHLLVCPYRHIATYDLATPEEVAEIGSLTQTAMRVLRDVSRCDGFNLGMNQGAVAGAGVDGHLHQHVVPRWATDANFFPIIARTKALPQLLGEVREAVANAWPEEGSTHSADRQRT
- a CDS encoding preprotein translocase subunit YajC; its protein translation is MALADFFANYGIIILLVLLLVFMFFSSRRRVQKQKAEQEQKARQTVPGSEVLLQGGLYGTIVEYDAEDLDKPAVVSIAPGVEIRVHSQAILRIVNPAEGFVTEDEFIEAEESEAEYIAGVADGDITSISDDQKRLRAEAVDDVDPENRNKPQA
- the thrS gene encoding threonine--tRNA ligase, translated to MTDAALPVDVSYPADGFTLFPDRSVVALRVNGELRDLATKVEQTDAVEPVGIDTPDGLNILRHSAAHVLAQAVQRINPQANLGIGPPVTDGFYYDFGVDQPFTPEDLKAIKKEMERIVREGQRFVRRVVTDDEARAELADEPFKLELIGLKGGKEAAEGASVEVGAGELTIYDNVNRDGETVWKDLCRGPHVPSTRTIGNGWALTRIAGAYWRGSEKNPQLQRIYGTAWPTKNELRAYEERLAEAAKRDHRKLGKELDLFSFPEEIGSGLSVWHPRGGVVRQEMEQHALRRHRAAGYTYVYTPHISKEDLFLTSNHLVTYKEGMFPPIVMDEERDADGHVTKEGQDYYLKPMNCPMHILIYRERARSYRDLPMRLAENGTVYRNELSGALHGLTRVRGFTQDDSHLFVTPDQLEEETTRVLEFVISMLRDFGLEDFELELSMRDDEKSKWIGSDEFWEYSTNALRNVAHASGLKVTEVPGEAAFYGPKIDLKTKDAIGRTWQLSTVQVDVNLPERFELEFTDRDGQKKRPIMIHRALFGSIERFFAILLEHYAGAFPVWLAPLQVIGIPVAEEYADYLGEIVTRLREDGVRAELDTSDERMQKKIRTHTTQKVPLQLIAGEQDRAGGTVSFRFRDGTQLNGIPVDEAIRRIHSSIDAKTLVDSADDLA
- a CDS encoding YebC/PmpR family DNA-binding transcriptional regulator, which gives rise to MSGHSKWATTKHKKAVIDSRRAKSFAKLIKNIEVAAKMGGADLAGNPTLFDAIQKAKKTSVPNDNIDRAVKRGAGVGGEAVDYQTILYEGYGPNGVALMIECLTDNKNRAAAEVRTALSRNGGSLADPGSVAYNFARKGVIVVASESASEDDVMLAVLEAGAEEVEPHGDGYAVVTEATDLVTVRTALQEAGIDYESADVEFVPSLKVEIDADTARKVFRLIDALEDSDDVQSVFSNFDLTAEVQAELENDE